GGTCCTCTGCGCCGGCAGCTTCGGCAGCCCGCAACTGCTGTTGCTGTCGGGCATCGGCCCGGGCGCGGCGCTGCAGCAGTTGGGCATCGCCTGCGTCGTCGACCGAGCGCAGGTCGGCGCGAATCTGCAGGACCACCCGGATGCGATCCTGACGCGCCGCGTGAACGACCCGCGCCTGTTCGGCATCAGCCTGGGCGGCCTCGCCCAGCTGTGGCGCGCCTGGGGCCAGTACAAGCGCGACCGGACCGGGATGCTCACGACGAACTTCGCCGAAAGCGGCGGCTTCTTTCGCACCCAGCCTGGGTTGGCGCGGCCCGATGCGCAGTGGCACTTCGTGATGGGCATCGTCGACGACCACGCGAGGCGCCGCCACCTCGGCCATGGCTTCAGCCTGCACGCCTGCGTGCTGCGTCCGAAGTCGCGCGGCAGCGTGAGCCTGGCGTCCGCCGACCCGCTCGCCGCGCCGCTGATCGACCCCGCCTTCCTCACCGACCCGGACGACGTGGCGACGCTGATCCGCGCCTACCGCTGCACCGCCGATCTGCTGCGCACGCAGGCGCTGGCGCCGTATTCGCACAAGCCGCTGGTGCCCGAGCCCGACGTCGGCGACGACGCTGCAATCGAACGCTTCCTGCGCGCGCGCACCGACACGATCTACCACCCGGTCGGCACCTGCCGCATGGGCGCGGACGACGACGCCGTGGTCGATGCGCAGTTGCGCGTGCGGGGCGCCCTGGCCTTGCGCGTGATCGACGCCAGCATCATGCCCTCGTTGATCGGCGGCAACACCAATGCCCCGACGATCATGATCGCCGAGAAGGCGGCGGACCTGATCACCGCGCGGGCCGGGGATTGACAAGCCAAATCGGCTTCCAGCGCTTGATCCGTCCTAGTAAGC
This genomic interval from Burkholderiaceae bacterium contains the following:
- a CDS encoding Oxidoreductase, GMC family, with amino-acid sequence MSDAPAFDYVIVGGGSAGCVLANRLSSRPDVRVALIEAGPVDATRWVTVPAGLIGTVSTHRLNWAFETVPQKGLNGRRGYQPRGKVLGGSSSINAMCYIRGHRSDYDDWAAAGCTGWSWGEVLPYFKRSEGCTVQGLDAQFHGFDGPLKVSALRSPSDFNRLVLDAAAECGHARNADFNAAAQDGVGLYHVTQDRGERCNAARAYLDPARGRANLQVLTGTHATRVVFDGRRAVGVEVLHGGTKRQLQARAEVVLCAGSFGSPQLLLLSGIGPGAALQQLGIACVVDRAQVGANLQDHPDAILTRRVNDPRLFGISLGGLAQLWRAWGQYKRDRTGMLTTNFAESGGFFRTQPGLARPDAQWHFVMGIVDDHARRRHLGHGFSLHACVLRPKSRGSVSLASADPLAAPLIDPAFLTDPDDVATLIRAYRCTADLLRTQALAPYSHKPLVPEPDVGDDAAIERFLRARTDTIYHPVGTCRMGADDDAVVDAQLRVRGALALRVIDASIMPSLIGGNTNAPTIMIAEKAADLITARAGD